The region CCGCGCGTAGGAGTCGGCGGCGGAGCGCTCGGCGGTGATGTCGGAGCCGTAGGAAAAGCCCTCCCGCGCCAGCGACTTGGCCACGAAGTGGGTCTGCCAGGAGCCGATCGCCAGGTGGACGGTACGGCCCTTGAGGTCGGCGACGGACGCGATGTCGCTGTCGGCGCGGACCAGCAGCGCGCCGTGGCCGGGGCGCGGCGCCGACACGGCGGCGTAGACCAGGTCGTAGCCGGCCGCCTGCGCCGACAGCGGCGGGGTGGAGCCGGTGCCGCCGAAGTCGATGGTGCCGTCGGCCAGTGCGGCTGCGGTGTCCAGGCCGCCGACCTGGTGCCAGGCCACGGTCTCGCCCGACGGGCGGAGCAGCTCCTCCAGCAGGCCGAGCCGCGACAGGTGGTAGAGGGAGGGATTGGCCTTGTGGACACCGACGTTGACGGTCATGCGGGGAACTCCTCGGAAGTGGTGGGCGTGGGCGCGCCTGTGTGGACGCCGAGTTCGGTGAGCAGCCGGGTGCGCAGCGCGGCGAACCGCGGGTCGGCGCTGTCGCGCGGGTGGTCGATGGCGATCCGCTCGTCGGTCGCCAGCCGGCCGTCGCGCAGCACGGCCACCCGGTCGGCCAGCCGGATCGCCTCGTCGACGTCATGGGTGACGAGCAGCACGGCGGGCCGGTGGCGGCGGCACAGCTCGCCGACCAGGTCGTGCATCCGCAGCCGGGTGAGCGCGTCGAGGGCGGCGAACGGCTCGTCCAGCAGCAGCAGTTCCGGCTCGCGGATCAACGCCCGCGCCAGGGCGACGCGTTGGGCCTCGCCGCCGGACAGGGTGGCGGGCCAGGCGTCCGCGTGCCCGTCGAGGCCGACCTCGGCCAGCGCGCGCCGGCCGGTCTCCTTGGTGCGCGGGCCGCGCGGCAGCGCGACGGTGACGTTGGCCAGCACCTTCTTGGACGGGACCAGCCGCGGTTCCTGGAAGACGACGGTACGTGCCTCGGGGACCAGCACGGTGCCGGCGTCGTGCCGGTCGAGAGCGCCGAGGATGCGCAGCAGCGTGGTCTTGCCGGTGCCGCTGGCGCCGAGCAGGGCGAGGAATTCGCCCTGGGCGATGTCCAGGTCCAGGCCGTCCAGCACATCGCGGGCGCCGAAGGTGCGGCGCAGGCCCCGGATGCGGACGGCGGCCCGGCCGCCGTGCCGGTCCTCGGCGGTGGCGCTGTCCTGCTTGTGCCGGGCGGTCCCGGCCAGTGTCTCGCTCATCGCGCCGCCCCCTGGTTGCGCCACGGCATCAGGAACCGCTCCAGCAGCCGGGCCGTGCCGTCCGCGACCAGGCCGATCAGGGCGTAGATGAGGATGCAGACGGTGAGGATGTCGGTGCGGGAGTATTCCTGCGCGGTGGACATCAGGTAGCCGATTCCGGCCGTGGAGTTGATCTCCTCGGCCGCGATCAGCGCGATCACGCTGAGCGTCATCGACAGCCGCAGCCCGGACAGCAGCGCGGGCAGCGCGCCCGGCAGCACCACCTCGCGGACCAGCGCGAGGCGGCCCATGCCGAAGCTGCGCATGGCCTCCACCAGCTTGCGGTCGGTGTTGCGTACGCCGCCGGCCGCCGAGACGTACATCGGGAAGCTGGTCGCCACCGCGATCAGCACCACCCGGGCGGTCTCGCCGATCCCGAACCAGACCATGAACAGCGGCACCAGGGACAGGAAGGGGATGGTCCGCAGCAACTGGAGCGAGGAGTCGAGCAGTTCCTCGCCGAGCCGGGAGAATCCGGTGACCACGCCGAGCACCAGCCCGATCGACGCGCCTATGGCCAGGCCGAGTCCGGCCCGGGTCAGCGAGACGGACAGCGCGTCGCCGAGCTGGCCGCTGGTCCACAGCTCCCTGAAGGCGGACAGCACCTGGCGGGGCGAGGCGAGCAGCGACGGGCTGAGGGTGCCGGACGCGGACGCCCAGATCCAGGCCAGCACCAGCGCCACCGGGCCGAGCAGCCGCAGCCCCAGGCTCAGCGCGCGCGGGCGCGGCCGGGCCACCTTGGGGCGCGGTGCGACCAGCCCGGGTGCCTCCGGGTCCGCCGACGTGCCGATGGCCAGGGTGCTCACTTGGCGCTCGCCGCGGTCGCGTTGATGTCGATCACGTGCGGCTTGACGTCGAAGGCGCCCTTGGTGATCTTCTGGTCGGCGAAGAACTGCGCCACGGTGGCGAAGTGCTCCAGCTGGGTCGCACCGATCGGCTGCGCGGTGCCGAGCGCCTTGTCGATCGGCAGTTCCACGGCCTTCTGCGCGTCGCTGACGGCCTCGGGACCCGAATCGGTCTTGACGTTGAGGTACGCCTCGGGGTTCTGCTGCTGCTTCACCCCGGCGTCGTGGAGGTAGGTGTAGAGCGCCTTGACGATCTCGGGGTGCTGCTCGGCGAAGCCGTTGCGGACCGCCCAGACGGCGTAGTTCTCCGAGCCGACCTCGCCGCCGGTGGTCAGGAAGCGCGCGCCGGAGTTGGCGATGGTCGGCACGGAATAGGTGGCCCAGGTGGACCAGGCGTCCACCTGGCCGGAGTTGAACACCGGGCCGATCTGGTTGGGCTGGAGGTAGACCCGCGTGACCTTGTCCACCGGGATGTGCTGCTGCTCAAGGGCCTTGAGCAGCAGGTATTCGCTGGTGCCGCCGTGCCAGACGGCGACCTTCCTGCCGACCAGGTCGCTGACGGTGTTGATGCCGGAGTCCTTCTTCACCAGGATGCCCTCGCCCAGCTTGTCGGGGTCGACGGCGGCGAAGAGCTTGAAGCCGGGCGTCTGGGCCAGCGCGGCGATGGCGGAGGTGATCGAGCCCTCGGCGAAGTCCAGCGCGTTCGCGTCGAGTTCCTGCGCGGCGGGGGCGAACGCGCCGGCCGTGCCGGTCCACGCCACCTTGGCGTGCACCTTGGCCAGGGCCTTGTCGAGCGAGCCGTCCTTGCGGCCGAGGGCGAGCACCCCGGAGTTGCCGCCGTCGGGGAGCCGGACCGTGACGGTGGCGCCGCCGTCGGCGGTGTCCGCGCGGGCCGAGCCGGTGGAGGACGAGGAGCAGGCGGCCAGGCCGAGGGCGGCAAGCAGGGAGGTGGTGGCGAGGGCGAGCTGACGGACGTTCACGGAGGTTCTCCAGGAGATGGCGTGCCGGAAGGCCGGCGCGGGGTTCAGGGGGTGGCGGAGGAGGCGGTGGCGAGGGGCGGGCCGGCCGGACCGGGGGCCTCGGCGCGGGACGCGCGCAGTTCGCGGGCCAGACGCAGCGGCTCGTGGTTCGCCCAGCCGGCGACGTCCACCGGGGCGGGCAGGAAGCCCTGCGCGGACAGGAACCGCTCCTGCTGGGCCAGCAGCGTCAACCGCTTCTGGCTGAGGTCGAGTTGCAGGCTGCCGGCGGTGCCGTCGCGGTAGGCGCCGGCCACTCCTTCGGGG is a window of Streptomyces sp. NBC_01477 DNA encoding:
- a CDS encoding ABC transporter ATP-binding protein yields the protein MSETLAGTARHKQDSATAEDRHGGRAAVRIRGLRRTFGARDVLDGLDLDIAQGEFLALLGASGTGKTTLLRILGALDRHDAGTVLVPEARTVVFQEPRLVPSKKVLANVTVALPRGPRTKETGRRALAEVGLDGHADAWPATLSGGEAQRVALARALIREPELLLLDEPFAALDALTRLRMHDLVGELCRRHRPAVLLVTHDVDEAIRLADRVAVLRDGRLATDERIAIDHPRDSADPRFAALRTRLLTELGVHTGAPTPTTSEEFPA
- a CDS encoding NrtA/SsuA/CpmA family ABC transporter substrate-binding protein, translated to MNVRQLALATTSLLAALGLAACSSSSTGSARADTADGGATVTVRLPDGGNSGVLALGRKDGSLDKALAKVHAKVAWTGTAGAFAPAAQELDANALDFAEGSITSAIAALAQTPGFKLFAAVDPDKLGEGILVKKDSGINTVSDLVGRKVAVWHGGTSEYLLLKALEQQHIPVDKVTRVYLQPNQIGPVFNSGQVDAWSTWATYSVPTIANSGARFLTTGGEVGSENYAVWAVRNGFAEQHPEIVKALYTYLHDAGVKQQQNPEAYLNVKTDSGPEAVSDAQKAVELPIDKALGTAQPIGATQLEHFATVAQFFADQKITKGAFDVKPHVIDINATAASAK
- a CDS encoding ABC transporter permease; its protein translation is MSTLAIGTSADPEAPGLVAPRPKVARPRPRALSLGLRLLGPVALVLAWIWASASGTLSPSLLASPRQVLSAFRELWTSGQLGDALSVSLTRAGLGLAIGASIGLVLGVVTGFSRLGEELLDSSLQLLRTIPFLSLVPLFMVWFGIGETARVVLIAVATSFPMYVSAAGGVRNTDRKLVEAMRSFGMGRLALVREVVLPGALPALLSGLRLSMTLSVIALIAAEEINSTAGIGYLMSTAQEYSRTDILTVCILIYALIGLVADGTARLLERFLMPWRNQGAAR